A stretch of Candidatus Hydrogenedens sp. DNA encodes these proteins:
- a CDS encoding DUF2569 family protein, whose amino-acid sequence MKLNNSSESQIRRAPEPGVRGFLLLFCLILIFGTPFVAIYNLINDFQNASGDFDYIPGLRLFLIVESGIRATIILFSILAGASILSLWSSAILLTRAYLITFLCSLLLGIALLFLLVEFPVDYYDLVLRKLSFETISSLLYFVVCYLYINFSKRVRVTFPESFPEKKTIKHDRSKEQ is encoded by the coding sequence ATGAAATTAAATAACTCGTCCGAATCACAGATACGAAGAGCACCTGAACCCGGTGTGAGAGGGTTCCTTCTTTTATTTTGCCTTATTCTCATCTTCGGCACACCTTTCGTAGCAATATACAATCTAATCAATGATTTTCAGAATGCATCCGGTGATTTTGACTATATCCCTGGCTTACGTTTGTTTTTAATTGTAGAATCCGGAATACGTGCAACCATAATCCTGTTTAGTATCCTCGCAGGAGCAAGCATCTTATCCCTTTGGAGTAGTGCAATACTTCTCACAAGGGCTTACTTGATTACCTTTTTATGTTCATTACTTTTAGGAATAGCCCTTTTATTTCTGCTGGTGGAATTTCCAGTGGATTATTATGACCTGGTTCTACGCAAGCTTTCCTTTGAAACCATTTCTTCTTTGCTTTATTTTGTTGTGTGTTATTTATATATCAATTTTTCAAAGAGGGTTCGTGTTACCTTTCCCGAATCCTTTCCTGAAAAGAAAACAATAAAACATGATAGGAGCAAAGAACAATGA
- a CDS encoding HD domain-containing phosphohydrolase, producing the protein MNFRILSSIFPRRIINKIERVLNARENPIIFVCDEHKKSYSGALLAVTYMKDMESALTCVDTLKNEYNFLFYMIADAIDSREGIPTGSARRMVKIAELLGKQLHLSSSQLWVLEHACVLRDIGKVKVSNDILLKKTVLSYEEWMMLKSHAQLGADMLKEFGVFPELVEVIASHHESYDGDGYPLGLEGDEIPFLSRVLKVIDVYCAITSPRMYRMGFATREEALIHLQEERGKHFDPEVVDAFLEIDVESIDIQY; encoded by the coding sequence ATGAATTTCCGTATCCTCTCATCGATATTTCCAAGGAGAATAATAAACAAAATAGAACGAGTTTTAAACGCACGCGAAAACCCAATTATATTTGTTTGTGACGAACACAAAAAATCATATTCAGGTGCACTACTGGCTGTTACGTATATGAAGGATATGGAATCTGCTTTAACATGTGTAGATACGTTAAAAAATGAATATAACTTTCTGTTTTATATGATTGCAGATGCTATAGATAGCCGTGAAGGAATACCAACAGGTAGTGCTCGACGGATGGTAAAAATAGCAGAACTATTAGGCAAACAACTTCATTTGTCCAGCTCACAGCTGTGGGTATTAGAGCATGCTTGCGTATTAAGGGATATTGGAAAAGTTAAAGTTTCTAACGACATTCTACTCAAGAAAACGGTGCTTTCGTATGAGGAATGGATGATGTTGAAATCTCATGCACAGCTCGGGGCAGATATGTTAAAAGAATTCGGTGTTTTCCCTGAACTTGTTGAAGTCATTGCGTCGCACCATGAAAGCTACGACGGGGACGGTTACCCTTTAGGTTTGGAGGGTGATGAAATTCCTTTCCTGTCCCGTGTGCTGAAGGTAATTGATGTTTATTGTGCTATAACATCGCCACGAATGTACCGTATGGGTTTCGCCACAAGAGAAGAAGCACTTATTCACTTACAAGAAGAACGGGGAAAACATTTTGACCCTGAGGTGGTAGACGCCTTTTTAGAAATTGACGTTGAGAGTATAGACATTCAATACTAA
- a CDS encoding redoxin domain-containing protein, whose product MNESGVKNKPWKPFLLGCFSGVLITLFTIVITIIITANSLKFWLAKKEADSLKTPPILGSEHFDYTFSGKDDKGDDVPFETYKNKPMFILVWDPECVHCLSTLITVQKLYEELIQFQIPIMAITESDVKEINKVRQELSCTLPIIRVENKLIKILCGDKIPCGLIVDKKGEIVYRYTGSTNWHSPDIIQYLINLYGDQQN is encoded by the coding sequence ATGAATGAAAGCGGAGTTAAAAATAAACCATGGAAACCTTTCCTACTTGGTTGTTTTTCTGGTGTTCTAATCACATTGTTTACTATTGTTATTACCATAATCATCACAGCCAACAGCCTAAAATTCTGGTTAGCAAAGAAAGAGGCAGACTCGCTTAAAACACCTCCTATTTTGGGTTCAGAGCATTTTGATTACACATTCAGTGGGAAGGATGATAAGGGGGATGATGTTCCCTTTGAAACGTACAAAAACAAACCTATGTTTATCCTTGTCTGGGATCCAGAATGTGTCCATTGTCTCTCTACATTAATAACTGTCCAAAAACTTTATGAAGAGTTAATACAATTTCAGATTCCCATTATGGCAATTACTGAGAGTGATGTCAAGGAAATTAACAAGGTTCGCCAAGAATTAAGTTGCACACTTCCTATCATTCGTGTTGAGAATAAGCTTATAAAAATACTCTGTGGAGACAAAATTCCCTGCGGTTTAATAGTTGATAAAAAAGGTGAGATTGTTTATCGTTATACAGGAAGCACAAATTGGCACAGCCCAGATATTATTCAGTATCTCATCAATTTGTATGGTGACCAACAAAATTAG
- a CDS encoding replication-associated recombination protein A, with translation MEHLFDDTEHHDSSVNIPLARRVSPRTIDELIGQEAILGPNKALRKAIETDSLTSLILWGPPGTGKTALARIIARRTKAYFEPINAVTSNVKELRALLEKARYRLQREKRRTILFIDEIHRFNRAQQDALLPDVEMGHVILIGATTENPYFSVVSPLLSRSQIFRFEPLSEDAIMHILQNALKHPQCGFDKYNIVIEMEALQFLARYGEGDARRSLNALELAILTAPHEGNKLIIDLPLVQNCVLEKLLHYDKTGDEHYDIASAFIKSIRGSHPDSALYWMARMLEAGEPPRFIARRLCISASEDIGNADPMALVVAVSAWQATEFIGMPEARIILAQAVTYLACAPKSNASYLAIDKAMEMVKSQTTVPVPQALRDTHYRGAEMLGHGVGYQYPHDAEEGYIPQDYGLPRGIFYRPLPRGTELTLLERLKHWQEMDTHKKEASNNPQESPNNQEGEAHNHE, from the coding sequence ATGGAACATTTATTTGATGATACAGAGCATCACGATTCTTCAGTGAATATCCCATTGGCTCGCCGTGTAAGTCCGCGAACCATAGATGAGCTGATAGGTCAGGAAGCCATATTGGGGCCGAACAAGGCGTTGCGTAAAGCCATTGAAACAGATAGTTTAACATCCTTAATCTTATGGGGTCCGCCTGGTACAGGCAAAACAGCTTTGGCAAGGATTATCGCTCGACGGACGAAGGCATATTTCGAGCCTATCAATGCAGTTACCTCAAATGTAAAAGAATTGCGTGCCTTATTAGAAAAGGCTCGCTATCGATTGCAAAGAGAAAAACGTAGAACTATCCTTTTTATTGATGAGATACATCGTTTTAATCGAGCCCAACAAGACGCATTGCTTCCTGATGTAGAAATGGGGCATGTTATCTTAATTGGTGCTACTACGGAGAACCCATATTTTAGTGTCGTTTCACCCTTATTATCGCGTTCGCAGATATTCCGTTTTGAACCCCTTAGTGAAGACGCAATTATGCATATTTTACAGAATGCCTTAAAACATCCCCAATGTGGTTTTGACAAATACAATATTGTTATTGAGATGGAGGCTCTACAATTTTTAGCACGTTATGGTGAGGGAGATGCACGTCGTTCTCTAAATGCTCTTGAATTGGCGATATTAACTGCTCCTCACGAAGGGAACAAGTTGATAATTGATTTGCCTTTGGTTCAAAACTGTGTTTTGGAAAAATTACTCCACTATGATAAAACAGGGGATGAACATTATGACATTGCCTCTGCGTTTATTAAGAGCATCCGTGGTAGTCATCCTGATTCTGCTTTATATTGGATGGCACGGATGTTAGAAGCGGGTGAGCCTCCGCGATTTATTGCTCGTCGTCTTTGTATCTCCGCATCTGAGGACATCGGCAATGCTGACCCGATGGCACTTGTCGTTGCTGTCTCTGCATGGCAGGCTACCGAGTTTATAGGTATGCCTGAAGCACGAATTATATTGGCTCAAGCAGTAACCTACCTTGCTTGTGCCCCAAAAAGTAATGCGTCTTACCTTGCTATTGACAAGGCAATGGAGATGGTTAAGTCGCAAACAACTGTCCCAGTACCTCAGGCGTTAAGAGATACTCATTATCGTGGTGCTGAAATGTTAGGGCATGGTGTAGGGTATCAGTATCCACACGATGCCGAAGAAGGTTATATTCCACAGGACTATGGCCTACCCAGGGGCATATTCTATCGTCCATTACCACGTGGTACGGAATTGACACTTCTTGAACGATTAAAACACTGGCAGGAGATGGACACTCATAAGAAGGAGGCGTCGAATAATCCACAGGAATCACCAAATAACCAAGAAGGGGAAGCCCATAACCATGAATGA
- a CDS encoding aldolase catalytic domain-containing protein, giving the protein MYRPEMKILDVTIRDGGLMNNWDFPKSMVKEIFHGLAEAGVDYVELGYRADKRVFSPDEFGPWRFCDEEDLRDVAYECRTKVAVMCDVGRTNLNDFIPKSQSIVSMVRVACYVPEVDEGLIIAEHMKELGYEVSLNLMAVSTVDEALINEALRKIATSNVDLVYIVDSFGYYYSEHIRYLTEKYIHALPGKAIGIHTHNNRQLAFSNSIEAVLAGAQFVDCSLYGMGRAAGNCTTELILSFMDNPKYDLRPVLDLIEKYFIALKETLKWGYELPYLVTGVLNQHPRTALAFIKEQGQGTHRSLREFYEAHIQQLKLKQEKK; this is encoded by the coding sequence ATGTATCGGCCTGAAATGAAGATATTGGATGTAACTATTCGTGACGGTGGCTTAATGAACAATTGGGATTTTCCCAAAAGTATGGTCAAAGAAATTTTTCATGGATTAGCGGAGGCAGGGGTTGATTATGTTGAGTTGGGTTATCGTGCAGATAAACGGGTTTTTTCTCCAGATGAATTTGGTCCGTGGCGTTTTTGTGATGAGGAGGATTTACGTGATGTTGCCTATGAGTGCAGGACAAAAGTAGCGGTGATGTGTGATGTAGGCAGAACGAACCTCAATGACTTTATTCCGAAGTCACAAAGTATTGTTTCGATGGTTCGTGTGGCTTGTTATGTTCCAGAAGTAGATGAAGGGCTAATAATTGCGGAGCACATGAAAGAATTGGGTTATGAAGTTAGTCTGAATTTGATGGCTGTGTCAACGGTAGATGAGGCATTAATTAACGAAGCGTTAAGGAAGATAGCAACTTCTAATGTGGATTTGGTTTACATTGTTGATAGTTTTGGGTATTACTATTCGGAACATATTCGATATTTAACTGAGAAATATATTCATGCATTACCTGGGAAGGCTATTGGTATTCATACACACAATAATCGTCAGTTAGCATTTTCAAATTCTATTGAAGCAGTTTTGGCTGGTGCCCAATTTGTTGATTGTAGTTTATATGGTATGGGTAGAGCGGCGGGTAACTGCACAACAGAGTTGATACTAAGTTTTATGGATAATCCGAAATATGATTTGAGACCCGTTTTGGATTTAATTGAGAAGTATTTTATCGCATTGAAAGAGACCCTGAAATGGGGTTACGAACTTCCTTACCTTGTTACGGGTGTGTTAAATCAACATCCACGCACAGCCTTAGCATTTATCAAGGAACAGGGTCAGGGTACCCATCGCAGTTTAAGGGAATTTTACGAAGCACATATTCAACAATTAAAATTAAAACAAGAGAAGAAATAG
- a CDS encoding DUF1559 domain-containing protein, giving the protein MRSKGFTLIELLVVIAIIGILAAILLPALARAREAARRSSCQNNLKQFGVIFEMYANEAKGEYYPPIKLLGCYNDFVFDAIFEPTMLYPEYMTDFNICVCPSDSDAESVRTRFHVDYDINKPILPCQFGKGSYNYFGWALHPDILLKPGVPLPSSTSELPLGADPYTVMLQAIQYFKPEMIGMLQQAVKMYDTSLPIEERVAVKLGDLGPVPRLRKGVERFLITDINNPANSSLSASELPVMWDEFGAFGNSAHFNHLPGGGNVLYLDGHVEYLHYPSKFPANFLGVILTLAQI; this is encoded by the coding sequence ATGAGAAGTAAAGGATTTACATTAATTGAATTATTAGTTGTTATTGCAATTATTGGAATCCTCGCTGCTATTTTATTGCCCGCATTAGCAAGAGCACGAGAAGCGGCAAGGCGTTCCTCCTGTCAGAACAATTTAAAACAATTTGGTGTTATATTCGAAATGTATGCTAATGAAGCGAAGGGAGAGTATTATCCTCCCATAAAATTATTAGGCTGTTATAATGATTTCGTTTTTGATGCTATTTTTGAACCTACCATGTTGTATCCCGAGTATATGACTGATTTTAATATATGTGTATGCCCTTCTGATTCAGATGCTGAATCTGTTCGCACACGATTTCATGTAGACTATGATATTAATAAGCCCATATTACCCTGCCAATTCGGTAAAGGTAGTTATAATTATTTTGGATGGGCTTTACACCCTGATATACTTTTAAAACCTGGCGTTCCTCTTCCTTCCAGTACAAGCGAACTTCCTCTTGGAGCAGACCCCTATACAGTTATGCTTCAGGCTATTCAATATTTTAAGCCTGAGATGATAGGAATGTTACAACAGGCAGTAAAAATGTATGACACTTCTCTTCCCATTGAAGAGAGAGTAGCAGTAAAATTAGGTGATTTAGGTCCTGTTCCGCGATTAAGAAAAGGTGTTGAACGATTTTTAATTACAGACATCAATAATCCTGCAAACTCATCATTATCTGCAAGTGAACTTCCAGTAATGTGGGATGAGTTTGGTGCTTTTGGAAATTCGGCTCATTTTAACCACCTGCCAGGAGGAGGAAATGTCTTATATCTCGATGGCCATGTGGAATATCTACATTATCCAAGTAAATTCCCAGCAAACTTTTTAGGGGTTATATTAACTCTGGCACAAATATAA
- a CDS encoding MBL fold metallo-hydrolase, with protein MEPSLEKILIPVDCHYQVPLRACSFLLIEGDRASFVDNNTIFAVPYLLKELKQQNIPLENVDYLIVTHVHLDHAGGTAELLKYCPNAQVIAHPKAGRHLANPQRLIEGARSVYGEPLFSQLYGDIEPVPEDKIKTVADNEVISWGGRKLQFLHSLGHATHHICIYDSKTKGIFTGDSFGIGQSNPETLLTQFMIASTAPADFDPLEAEKTIRRILSFESDYVFLPHYGIHKEPKRSANFLLRSLDSMNVLIQTALEKDIPDSELMDWIYPRMLEITREQIRWCGVQDVDSAMTWLGDDPRINSMGLMIAIQKKRAGK; from the coding sequence ATGGAACCGTCGTTGGAAAAGATATTGATTCCTGTAGATTGTCATTATCAAGTCCCTTTACGGGCATGTTCTTTTTTGCTGATTGAAGGAGACCGAGCCAGCTTTGTTGATAACAATACGATATTCGCAGTGCCATACCTACTTAAAGAACTGAAACAGCAGAATATCCCTTTGGAAAATGTAGATTATTTAATTGTTACTCATGTGCACCTTGACCATGCAGGTGGAACCGCAGAGCTATTAAAATATTGTCCCAATGCTCAAGTTATCGCCCATCCAAAAGCAGGACGCCATTTAGCAAATCCACAACGATTAATTGAAGGTGCTCGGTCTGTTTATGGTGAACCTCTGTTCTCACAACTCTATGGTGATATTGAGCCGGTTCCAGAAGATAAAATTAAGACTGTTGCTGATAATGAGGTTATCAGTTGGGGAGGACGAAAACTACAGTTTTTACATTCCTTAGGGCATGCTACCCATCACATTTGTATCTACGATAGCAAAACAAAAGGCATATTTACCGGTGATTCATTTGGGATTGGCCAATCAAATCCAGAAACATTGTTAACCCAATTCATGATTGCAAGCACCGCACCAGCAGATTTTGACCCCCTTGAGGCAGAAAAAACGATTCGAAGAATTTTATCGTTTGAATCAGATTACGTATTCTTACCCCATTACGGAATACATAAAGAGCCAAAACGTAGTGCCAATTTCTTATTACGTTCTCTGGATTCAATGAATGTTCTAATTCAGACCGCCTTAGAAAAAGATATCCCTGATTCTGAATTAATGGATTGGATTTATCCACGAATGTTAGAAATAACCAGAGAGCAAATACGGTGGTGTGGCGTACAAGATGTAGATTCCGCAATGACATGGCTCGGAGATGACCCGAGAATCAATTCAATGGGTTTAATGATCGCAATTCAAAAAAAGAGAGCAGGCAAATAA
- a CDS encoding DUF5009 domain-containing protein, whose amino-acid sequence MNSNSKNNVYEDKKMNETGVAVSIPRVLAVDALRGFDMFWIMQGKEVIVSLIILCLGSVPPWLQYQLSHPEWEGFSAWDMIMPLFLFITGVTIPFSMEKYISGSGNKRKLFLRLGRRILLLWILGMIAQGHLLSFDINKLHFFSNTLQAIAVGYLVSSLVLLYIPLRFHVLVTVILLVIYWLWMMFIPLPGVGVGVLQPEQNWAMYIDELVLGRFRDGTHYTWVLSSLGFSASVMLGTHAGYIIHNSQNRWKAFFTLTVVGIICLLVGWLWSFHFPIIKHIWTSSMVLWAGGWSFLLLALFYVVMEIGDIRAWAFPFVVIGSNAIIAYMGAPFLEEGILWLTGGKLPPFAIQHILPWVVLLVSWFILYFLYKKKWFLRV is encoded by the coding sequence ATGAATAGCAATTCTAAAAATAATGTATATGAAGATAAGAAAATGAATGAAACTGGAGTTGCGGTATCTATTCCGCGTGTGCTTGCCGTTGATGCGTTGCGTGGGTTTGATATGTTCTGGATTATGCAGGGGAAAGAGGTTATAGTTAGCTTGATTATTTTATGTTTGGGTAGTGTCCCGCCATGGTTGCAGTATCAATTGTCCCATCCTGAATGGGAAGGATTTTCGGCATGGGATATGATTATGCCTCTTTTTCTTTTTATTACGGGGGTTACTATCCCATTTTCTATGGAAAAATATATTTCTGGTAGTGGCAATAAAAGGAAGTTGTTTTTGCGTCTTGGACGTCGCATATTACTTTTATGGATTTTAGGCATGATTGCACAGGGGCATTTACTCTCATTTGACATTAATAAATTGCATTTTTTTAGCAATACGTTACAAGCCATTGCGGTGGGCTATCTTGTATCGTCTCTTGTATTGTTATATATTCCTCTCCGTTTTCATGTATTGGTTACAGTGATTTTGCTTGTAATATATTGGTTATGGATGATGTTTATTCCTTTGCCTGGTGTCGGAGTAGGTGTTCTCCAACCAGAACAGAACTGGGCTATGTATATCGATGAACTTGTTTTGGGTCGATTTCGTGATGGCACACATTATACGTGGGTATTAAGTAGTTTGGGGTTTAGTGCGTCTGTTATGTTAGGGACGCATGCGGGGTATATTATTCATAATTCTCAAAATCGTTGGAAAGCATTTTTTACCCTTACTGTTGTCGGTATTATTTGTCTTTTGGTGGGCTGGCTTTGGTCTTTTCATTTCCCCATTATCAAACATATCTGGACAAGTTCGATGGTTTTGTGGGCTGGTGGTTGGTCATTTTTGTTATTGGCTCTTTTTTATGTTGTGATGGAAATTGGCGATATAAGAGCATGGGCATTCCCGTTTGTTGTTATTGGGTCTAACGCCATCATTGCCTATATGGGAGCACCATTTCTGGAAGAAGGAATACTATGGTTAACAGGAGGGAAATTACCCCCATTTGCGATTCAACATATTTTGCCATGGGTTGTATTGCTGGTTTCCTGGTTTATTCTTTATTTCTTATATAAAAAGAAGTGGTTTTTACGGGTATAG